From the genome of Pseudanabaena sp. PCC 7367:
GTCACCCGGCCATAATCCCCCATCCATTGCCATTTACCATCTTTGGTCAACATTCGATGTTCACTGATGTAGCGAACGGTGGGATTCTGGAGATGGGCATTTAGCTTGTCCATCACTGCCGACTTGTCCTTAGGATGGATCAGGGCTTCCCACGCTTTAATATCCGAGTCGATGTCGGTTTCAGAATAACCCAATAATTTAAACCATTCTGGGCTAAAGTAAATTTCACCGGTGGCAATGTTCCAGTCCCACAAACCATCACCGGTGGCTTCCAGTGCTAGTTGCAGCCGTTCTTCGCTGAGTGTTAAAGCAGCGGTGCGCTCGGCTACTCTGGCTTCGAGGGTTTGGTTAAACTGCTGGAGTACACTTTCTGATTCTTTGCGATCGCTAATGTCAGTCAATGTGCCCACATAGCCAATGATCTTGCCATGATCATCAATCTCAGTAGCGGCTTGGCCATAGACCCAGGTGATTGTGCCATCGAGGCGCTGAAACCGATATTCATCTTTAAACGGCTTATTTTGCTTGGCGGCGCTGTCCCAGACCGCAAACACCTGGGCGCGATCGTCCGGATGGATCGCACTGACCCAGCCTTGGCCGAGAGCTTGATCCATGTCAAATCCAGCCAATTCACACCAGAATTCATTTACATAGAGGCAATTACCCTGGGCATCGGTGCGAAAAATGGCCACGGGGGCAGCCTGAGCCAGAGCTGCATAACGGCGCTCACTGGCGCGTAGCTCTTCTTCGGCTTTTTTGCGATCGGTAATATCCATGAAAATGCCGAGCCATTCCTGAATTTCGCCATTGGGCTTGAGTACCGGAATGCCCCGCACCCAGGAATAGCCATAGTCGCCGGTTTTGGTTTTGATCCGATATTCAATTTCATAGATGGTTTTAGTAGCCATAGACTGCTGCCAAGCGGCGGCAACGCGATCGCGGTCATCCGGGTGGATCGCCGCCAGCCAACCCAAGCCCCGATATTCCTCAAAGCTTTTCCCTGTATAGGCTTCCCAGCCTGGAATTGGTTCAATTACCTCACCTGTGGCACTGGTAGACCACACAATCTGGTCAGTTGCTGCCGCCAGGGTGCGAAAGCGGGCTTCGCTGATTAGTTTGGCTTCTGCACTAAGCAGCTTGTCTTCGGCAATCCTGACTTCCTGCTGAGCCTGTTTGCGATCGTTAATGTCTTCGACGATCGAAATAAAATATTTAGGCGTGCCGTCAGCATCACGCACCAGCGAGGCCGATAAATTAATCCAGATCACATCACCATTTTTATGGATATAGCGCTTTTCGATCGAATAAGTCTGGAGCTCATCGGCCAACACCTGATGTACATAACTCAAGTCTTTATCGAGATCCTCTGGATGGGTAATGTCCTGGAAAGTTAAGGCCATTAGTTCGGCTTTGGTATAACCGACTATTTCGCAAAGTTTGGGGTTAACCCGCAGCCACGAGCCATCGGCAGCCACATGGGCGATCCCCACCGAGGAATATTCAAACGCCTGGCGATAGGTTTCTTCGCTTTCCCGCAATGCTGCTTCACTAGCTTCGCCGCGTTCAATTTGGTCTGCCAACTCCTGATTGACTGCTTCTAGGCCTGGTAGTGACAGGGCTTTAGGCAGGATCGGGATTAAATACAGCGCTGTAAACAACGAGACGATCGCCGTAATTGCCTTAACTATGCCGGCGCTCCAGTAGAAGGGATACCAGATTGTGATCGCGCTTAGAATATGAGTGGCACCACAGGCCACAATAAAAGCGCCAAATAACACAAATGTACCACCCATGGGCACATCCCGACGTTGGCGCACAAAATAGACCAACAGGATCGGGATTAAAAAATAGGCAAAGGCCGTGACCAGATCGGAGCCGACATGTAACCCCACCAACTGCGGTTGCCATAGATAGCAGTGGCCGTGAGGCACGAAGGGATTTGTTTCCAAAAGGCCGACAGTAGGGTTAGTCACAAATTCCATAAAATTTCGCGTCCTTTAATTCCTTGATCGCAGGTATGGCAAGGTTAATTATTTATTGCTTTTTGGTCACTGATGGTTCTATGGCAGCTTTTACCAAGCCTTTACTAGGGCTTTATTAGGGTTTTGCAAAGGCTTCTTACTAATATATCCGCTATATCCGCTATATCTATTCTGTCTCTTATGTATATGATATATGCGATTATATGCGATCAAAAACTAGCTCTAGCCAGAGCTAATCAGATTGTCAGATTGCCAGATTGTAGGTAATTAATCTAGTCGATTGCAATTCAAACTACGACAAAAAAGTTAGCTGTTGGAGATCAAATACTTATCTCAATCAATATCTAAATATATAGCCTTAAATAGTCATAAGTGGTTTTTTGATTTGCAAGTTGCGATAAGTTTTCAAATCTACCATAGCTTAAATGCTTCTGCCACGATCGGTGGGGGCTTTTTTTATTGGTTTTTGCTGGCATGAATTTTGATTTGGCAATTTATGAATCCTGATTGAGAGTAGGAACTGGGTCCCTGAGCGATCGCGGCCAGGAGTGCCGAAGTGAATGGCACCGATATTGTGGAAGCGGCCGTTGCTACTAATCGCTTGCCCACCGAGTTCCTTAATGCTGCTGGGTTCATTTCTGCTGTGGATTCCCAATTGGCTTCGCTGAAGGTGGGCGGTGAATAGTGCGCCACATCACTAATAAGCCTGCCAACAATCACAGGAGCGAACTGATATAAATCACCACCTGAATCGATCGAGTCGCCTAAGATCATAACTGTAGGGAGTTGAGCAAGCGTCTTACAACCACCTACAAACCATCTCTAATTAAGTCGATCCTCAAATCGATTCACACCTAATTCACACCTACATAGATTCTCGTCAGTCTTCTATCTACGATAATTCCCATCACCCCTGCCTTTGCTGGTGGGGGTTTTTGTTTAGTTATGCTTTGATGGATATCTTGATATTTCTTTTTAGGTTCGTTTTTGGGCTTGTTTTTTTTGCTTGTTTTTTTTGCTTAGGCGAAGCCAACCAAAACTTTGCTAGGTTTGCCTGTTTAAGCGTCACCAAACATGATTGGTTAATTATTTTGGACATGCTTGATCTACTTGATCGATTAGGATTAGATTTAAATCCGCTCCAGCATACTGCTTAGAGGGCACCCACTGGGCATTTGCGGCCAGCTTGCGAACTCATTACCAACGCTCCTTCCACAAACACATTAACAACCACCTCGCCATCGATCGCGGCGGGTTCATTGAGATGCACATGAATCTTCAGGGCTTTGACTTCTTCGGTGGCTCCTAGGGCATATGCGCCTTGGCAGCAGCTAGAAGATACGCAAGCTGGATATGCGCCGCCCAAATCAAACTCGCCGATCGAAAGGATCGGTGGGCCAGACAGATTGCCAGCATGGGCATAGAACTTGGCGCAGCTATATTTTTCGCCTGCTTTGAATGGCACTACACAACGATGAATACGCATATCTCCCTCCTATTTGCTTGCCGCTTGGGTTTGTTACTTTGACTTAGTTTGATTAGTTCGTTTAGGGCTTGGCATAGATCGATCGAAGCTGATGTAGCTGCATTGAAATATGCCCAGAAACACACCCGATCGAGTGATTTTGCAGTCTACTAGTTTAATTCTAAGAACAATTCCAGGGGGAGTAAACGAAGTTTTGTAAAGATGATGCACCATATAGACGCAAGTGGATCAAGTGGATCAGAACTAAGCCAATTGTAAAATTGTGTAAATTGCGATTGAAAGGAACGGTTGGGTAGGTTAATCTATAGTTAAGACACGAGATGAACCAAACAAAACGGCTCAAACCAAAGCAAACACATGCTTCTGACTTATCTGGGTTCGTGTCTCCTCCCACAGTCAGGCATAGCTAAGAGCTCATATCTTAATTCCTACCGCTATTTAGGCTCCCTAAGTTAAGAACGGCTTTGGATTTGCTCAAAGGCAACCCAATAAAGTAGTTCCAGGAGTTTAGTAGTTTCTGGTTGGAGCGAATGATTAATTATCTTCGCTGGCTTCTCTTTTTACATTCATACCATCTCTAAGAAAGGGAATGGAAAAGGAAACCAACGGGGCGATCGCAAACGATTTAGTAACGCAGCGATGGTTCTGGTGAGATAAATTAAATCACACTCAGCCAGGAATTACAGGTTGTTGGCTAATTGTTAGCTGAGTGAATTGATTAAGTTCGCTCTTACTTGAGAGAAACCGATCAGGTTATGAATGGTTGGGAATAAGAATCGATCGAGAATTAGCTAAGTAAGTGTTGTAAACCTCTAGTAAGCACAATTTTTATTATTTATTGTCTTAGTGACTGATTTACTTAATTTGCACATTATTGCTCATAGTTCGTTTAATAGATGAGTCCGGCCACCGTGGTTGGGCTCTTCTAGTTTTAAGGGGGATTGAATTAGTTGGGTTAGTGGGTTAGTCGGAGGGCACGATCGACCTACAATCTGCGATCGTTGGCGCAACTAATACTAATTAGGCATAATCAAAACTAACTTAGAACTAACCAAAAACCAGACCAGGCTAGCGCGGCTAATGGCTACCTAAACTGATGGGGCTCAGGGAAATTTGGTCAAACAAATATCTCAACATTCAACCTGAACAAATGTCGGTTAGATATCGCCGTTTTGTTTAGCTGCTTCGATCTTGTCTATGATCCAGGCATAAAGCAGATTGGACACACTGCGCTTTTCTTGATCGGCTAGCTTTTCTAGCTCTTCTTTGATGTCTTCATTAACATAGACCGAAACGCGTGGTTTCTTGGATGGCACTTTCTTTGATGGGTTTCCCCCATCGGGCTTAACCATTATATTTTATCCTATAAAGCGTCTAGAGTGGTGTTAGGTAGGAGGTATAAAAGCCTGTTTACTCTTTTATTATTTTTTATTATTCAAAGAAGTGTTAAGTAGGCTTCCTAATCTTTATATTATGCCTCACCTGCGTTAATGTTAAGCAATTGCTGCTTAATTGTTGAGTGAGTAATTAATTGTTGGTATTTCTAAACCTTTGCCGACCTTAAAATATCAGCAAAAAGCGGCTATTTGTCAGTTCCTAGTGGTGGAGAGGGCGAGCTTGATTGCCGGAATTAAGCTGTCTATTTTTTTTAGATTTAGCTTGCTGACTTGCAAGTGAATTAAAACATTTTGTAACGAATGGGTGGGATTTGGGGCTGTTCTTTTACTGACTGAATCAAACCACCATGAATCTTTGATCTGAGCCGATTACTCTTTTTGTTTTGCTGCCTTTTTATACCCAGTTTATACCCAGTTTATACCCAGTCTCGATCGCAGACCACTAGGAAGGGAATGAACTGTTACTCTTGTTTGATTATATCTAAGTGAGCTTGCACTCAGCATAGCTTGAAAAAGGAAAAAACTATACATCGATTTATCACAGCCCAAAACTAAGCAGAACTAATTAAAAAACATAAATCTGATCTAGCGATCGCTGCGTAATATCAACACAGATAACCCAGAATCTGACAACAGTCCCTGCCCAGTTTTTTAGCTGGGCTTTTTCTTAGGTTAACTACTGCGTTTAGCGATCGCCCTTGGCTTTTAGACAATCCTGGCTTGGTAATTACATCTATTCATGATCGACCATGCTGTTGACCAAGCAGTTGCAGCATCGCTGATCGATCGCATTTTGAGCATGTTGCAATTGCTCCCCATAAATAAATAAATAATATACAGAGAACCATAGCCCTGATCGCCATAGCGCAACATATATTGTAATTAAGCAAGAGGATCGCCAGAACTTAATTAGAAAACTAAAAAATCAAAAATATAACCGCGATTGAGCCAGATTTTAATTTAAGTTAAGCAGTGATTGGTTAGTGTGTAACAATAATGTTTTGGCTGAGTTGACCACTCCAGCCTTCGATTTTACGAACAATTGAGAAACTAGATGTTTGTGAGGGAACTACCAAAAGCCAGTAAGGTCTGAGGTAGTTATAAAATCATTGGTGCACTATTGATATGTCATTAATACATCACAGATGTATCTAAGCTGAATATATTGGTTTGTGTGCTGATCCAGCGTAACTATAACTGTGTGATCGTAGCGCTTAGCCAGATGGTTGAATTGATCGCTGGCTTGACAGAACCTAGTGGGTCTCTGTCTATCAAAGCGAAGCCATATGCATGAAACATATTTAATTAATATTAATGCCTCAACATTAATACATCAACATCAATGCATTAGTTGAATAACAGGCAGCTACTTAGCCTTGCAATGCCGATCGCGTAGCCATAGTGACTATTGGCAGCAAAGTAAGGATTTTTAGCAAAGGACTTTTGAGCCAGTCTCAATCCTCTGGCTGAATATGATTACATTTGCAGGGTCAACCTCTGTGGGATTGAGTTGTTGGGATTGTTGAGATTGCTTAATTGGTTCAAGTCAGGGTTAGCTATAGCTGAGATCTAACTCTGTGGCGATCGCGCATGAATACGATTGGGAATGGCTATGATCAGATATATCTAATCTATCTAAATTGACAATTGACATCTGGTTAAAGTTATTAAAAATGCGCTCAAAACACACAAGTAACTTGCTTGTAACTTGCTTGTAACTGACTGAAGGCTTATCAAAGCTGGATTGAAAGTAAGCATTGATTAAAGCCATATGACAGCAGAAATTAGGGTTTGATGCGGCAACTCGGAAATAGGAGTAAGCTCTTTTGGTTGGCATTACTAACGGCACTATTAGCAGTGGTGCTGGTGGTTGTGGTGCGATCGATCGGCTTGCTCCAGTTGTGGGAATGGTCGATGTATGACCAGTTTTTTCGCTGGAAGTCAGATGAGCCAATCGAGGAGCGGATTGTCATAGTTGGCATTACCGAAGCAGATATTGCCTGGGTCGATCAATATCCAATTCCCGATCGCCTTTTGGCGGAGGCTCTGCTTAAACTAGAAGCCCTCGAACCCAATGTGATTGGGCTGAACCTGACTCGCAATGTGAAAGTTCCCCCAGGCCACGAGGAGCTTGAGGCTGTGTTTGCGCAAATTGATAATTTGATTGGTGTGGAACGAGTTATTGTCCAAACGGATTTGGATTTGGCTCCGCCCATTCTGCGCGATCGTGGCCAGATTGGCTTTAGTGATGTGGTGTTGGATGGGGATGGCAAAATCCGGCGCGGCTTGCTGGCCATTACCCCGGCTAATCAAGAAACACAGCTAAGCCTGGGCGCATATTTGGCGATCGCCTATTTAGATTCACAGGGGATTGAGCCCCAGAATCTGGCCAATGGCTCGATTCAATTTGGCAATATTGTCACCACTCCTTTTGCCGCTGCCGATGGTGGTTATGTTCGTGCTGATGCCGGGGGCTATCAATTGTTGGTAAATTGGCGCAAACCATTGCCGGGAATCCCCAAAATTAGCCTCCAGGATGTGATCGAGGGGCAGGTTGAACGATCCCAAATTCAAGATCGGATTGTGTTAATTGGCATGAATGCTGCCAGGGCGGGCGAAAATTATTTTACCCCCTTTAGTCCGGTGTCATTTAATTCCCAAGCGCCACTCGATTATGTCTATGGGGTGGATTATCATGCTCAGTTTGCCAGCCAATTGATCAATGCGGCGTTGAGCGATCGACCGATTATTCGTGGTTGTGCGGCGCATTGGGAGTATTTGCAAATGTATGCCTGGGCGACGGCGGCAGCGCTGGCTAGTCTCTGGTTGCGATCGCCCCTCAAAATTATACTGATTGGTCTGGTGTTGACCACGATTGTAACTGTCTATAACTATGTCGTCTTTTGGCAGGGGTTGTGGTTGCCCTTGGTGCCTACGATCCTGTCGATCTTAGTGGCAGAGTTGTTGGTGATGATCTATAACTATCAGCGTTTATGGCGACTAGAGTCTTTGCACCGCACCTTGCAACAGCAGGTATCGATCGATTATTTAACCCAGATTGCCAATCGTCGTCAGTTTGATCGGTATTTGGACTATTGCTGGCAACAACTGCGATCGCAGCAAAAGCCGCTGTCGTTAATTATGTGTGACATTGATTTTTTTAAGAACTATAACGATTTCTATGGCCATGTGAAGGGGGATGTTTGCTTGCAGCAGGTGGCCAAGGTGCTCTATGAAACGGTGAAAATGCATAACATCGCTGATTTTATCTATCAAGATAGTGATGGCACCAGGAAATTAGCGAATAATTTAACCGGCTATCGGCAAATGTCCCAAAATGCGCTGGTGGCAAGGTATGGCGGTGAAGAGTTTGCGATCGTGCTGCCGGGGGTGGAAATCGACATGGCGCGTAAGATTGCCTTGCAGGTGCGAAAGCAGTTATATAAACAACGCTTGTCCCATGAAGGTTCAATGATTAGTGATTTTGTGACGATGAGTTATGGGGCTGCTTGTATGGTGCCATCGCGGAGTATCAGACCCCATATCATTGTTGACTTGGCTGATAATGCGCTGTATCGAGCTAAACAGAGCGGGCGCGATCGGGTGTTTGTGTTGTAGCTACTGTAGATCTAGCAATAGATTTGGCGATCGCAAAATAGCTTGATTTAGCATAAATATTTAGCATCAATATTTGGCATCAAGACTTAGCATAAATACTTAGATTTTGTTAATAATTGCTACAACTAGGCACCCTAGTTACCACTATTAGGCAAAAATCAAAAGATATATCAATTTTTTATCCTGCCTCACTTAGACTTACTGGCAGGATTTGTTTACTTCGCTAAACGTTTAGTAAGTAAGTTTCTGGATATTAAATTCCAGGTTTTCTGCTGTTTTTGAGTTTATCAATTTCTAAACTTATTAATTTATTAAATCCCTCTAAAAGGAGTAAATATGCTGTTTAATTTGCATTCCCTGATCGCTGCTGTGCCCTCCACCAGTGATTGGAATATTGGTATTGGCATTGTGATGATTATTTGTAATGTGTTGGCGATCGCCTTTGGCAAATATACGATCGATAAGCAGAATGAAGGCGGTAGCTTGCCTTCTTCCGAATTGTTTGGTGGCATGGGCTTGGGTGCATTGCTGGGCACCACCAGTTTTGGTCATATTCTGGGTGCTGGTGTGATTTTGGGCTTGCAGAATACTGGCGTGCTGTAGATATCATGCTGTAGGCACTGAATCATGCTGTAGGCACTAAGGCATCGCGGCAAGGTGATTGATTCGGAACCGAAGTTGAAATATAACCCCCATTATTCGTAACTCTTGATTGAAGCGGCGATCGATGGGGGCTATTTATTGGTTATTGGTTCTATTCTTGCTATCTTCACCTTTGAACTGGTGTATTAGGCGATCGACTCCACTCATTCCAGGAGCCATCATAATTACGCACCTTGGCATAGCCCAGTAAATATTTCAGTACAAACCAAACATGAGCCGATCGGCCACCAAAGGCACAGTAGGTGAATATTTCTTGATCCGCGCTCATTCCTTTTTGCTCAAATAGCGCTTGCAATTGGTTAAAGGATTTGAAAGTGCCATCTGGATTCAGGGTGAGTAGATTTTCCAGGTGAATTGCCCCTGGGATGTGACCAGCTCGTTCGGTTCCGGTGGGGGGCTGATCCAGAAACAACTTACCACTATATTCTGCGTCGGAACGGACATCCAACAAAACCCGATCGGGGCGATCGATTCCGGCTAGCACCTCTTGGGTCAGGACACGCAAATTGGAGTCGATCGATGGAGTTGGATAATCAGTCGGCGTGAGAGTTGGCACTTCCTGGCTAACTGGTTGATTTTCGGCCAGCCATTTTTGTCGGCCGCCATTTAAGACCCGCACATTTTGATGACCAAACAGACGCAGGAACCAGAACAGCAGTGCACCAATGCCAGGGTATTTACCATAGGTAATCACGGTTGTTTGTGGGGCAATGCCGGAGCGGGAAAGAAGGGCAGCGATCGCATCCGGTTCAAGCTTGAGGCGGAAACCTGGATTAAATAGATCAGTGAAATGCCAGAAAACAGCACCAGGAATATGAGCTTCATAGTATGGCTCAGGGCTCATCCCTGCTTCAATGACACGAATATTAGAATCATGGAGATGCTCTAGTAGCCACTGATTCTCGACCAGAACTTCAGGGTGCGTATAAGTGTTTGGTTTTTGGGTTGGAGTCAAATTAATATTCATTTTGATCCTAATTGTTGATGATTGTTTACGACAGCGAGAGAGTGTGTTTGCGATACTGGGCAGTGCGATGTACCAGCGTGGCAGAGCAAAAAAACAGGGTAAAGCCAAGCAGCGGGTGTAAAATTGCCAGGGGTACTGGTAGCGGTGTTTGCAGGTGGATGGTGAGGAATTGGAGGCCAAGTAAAATCGGCAAGCTGAGGCTTAGCAATTGCAGTCGCTTGGGCAATCGCACCAGGTATGCCCAGACCACCAGAATTAAGGCTAGGCAGCCATATCCCCGCACCAATAGCACATGAATTTGCCACCAGCTAGGGTTGTAGAAATAGGCTAATCCCACTGTGAGCAGTTGCAAGCCTAGACAGAGGTTGAAGCCAATGGCGATCCCATAGAAGCCAATCACTGCCGATGGTGATGGTGGTTGATCATCAGTAGTGGGAGCCGGTGTATCAGCAATCGCGTCGGCTAAATTAACAGGCGGTTGGATCGTAAGTAAGAACATAAAAAGACATCGATTCAATTGGGTGAATTGGCTGGTCTTGCCACAATGCTAAAGTCAGATTAGGGTGATTCTGGCCACCAGCATAGACCTCGATCGGGTACACTTAGCCATGCATAGGGCGATGAGCAACAGGAGCTAAATGGAATGGAGCAATTAACCCAAACTTCGTTACAGGGATTGTTTCAGGCGATCGCTGCGGCTCAAGATGAAGCAGCCCTAAACCAAACAGTGATGGCTGATTTAGGGGCATATTTTGGCGCTACGCGCTGGAAGTTGATGTTTCTGAGCCAATTGCCCAAGATCAATAAAAACAGTCCCCTGGCAATGCGGTTGGCCTTGTCGATCGACCATAATCCGGTATTGCGCTACTTGGTACAGCGTCATGCGGCGGTGCATGATGAAGTGATTCTGCCGCCTGGAGTTTGGCGGAGTATTTGCCCAAGGGCTGATCATAGCCATGTGATGGTAGGCCCGATCGTGAGTGATAGTCAGCTTTTAGGTGGGGTAGCTTTTACCCGGCATCGCCGTGATCCAGCCTTTGATGCCGATGATCTGGCGGATTTAAACGCGATTTGCCTACATATTTCGGCGCGATTGACTAAGCTCCGCACTGCTCAAAACAGCAGCAGTCTTTTAGCTGGCGATCGACAGGATCTAAGCCTGATCAAGGATCAGCGGATTACGCCCAGGGAAACAGAAATTGCCACATTAGTAGCTCAAGGCAGGACTAATCGTGAGATTGGTAAGTCGCTCTGGATTACCGAAAATTCAGTTAAACAGGCGTTGAAGCGGATGTTTAGAAAACTGGAGGTATCATCGCGGGCAGAGATGGTGGCACTGCTGCTGAGGAATAAAGGAATGGCGGAATAGCCCAGGGCGATCGCTACCAATTTACTGATTCTCAAAACTTCTTTTTTATCAATCTGAATTCATCTAAATCCATTTGAGATGGAATGACGTATTACAGATATAACAGATCAAGGAGCAAGATCATGAATCCTCTTTTTCGTACTTTAGCAACTGGCTTAACTACTGCTACGGCAGCAATTTTATTATCGATCGCTCTTCCCACCGCTGCCCGCGCCGAGAAAGTTAAACAAGTAGCCTATAACCCCTTTCAATTAGTTTCCCTGGCCGAACAGGGCACCTTCGCTGAACAGGATATCCCCAGCTACCAAGCCTTGACCCCAGCCTATGAAACTGGCGAATTAACTGGCCTGGAACTAGTTCAGGCTGCTGTCGCCACCAATCGCCTGCCCCAATCATCCTTGAGCGATCAGGCCTATATTAATGCGGTGGATAATCAATTAGCCCATTGGGAAATTGACGACTAGTAATAACCTATTCTTATTCTCATGGCAAGGTAATTTCTAATTCAAGTTAGTTGTGGCTGATTGCATCGCCGCGATCAATCCGTTGCTAATTTAAAAAACAATTCAGAAACCAATTCAGAAACTAGTAAAAAGGAAGTAAGATCACCGAATTATCGGCATTACGTCTAATTGATCAGTAGCTCAGAGTAGAGTATGAATTGGATTAATGCATAGGGGCTAGGAACTAATCAGGGTTAGTAAGTCTATCTTAGTTCTAGCCTCTAGCTTTTAAATATATTAGATATTAGATATTAGATATTAGATATTAGATATATTAGTGTCATCCCCATAGGCGATCGCCCAGGTCAACAGCTTGCCAGAGTTGAATTGATTAGCGAAGTTTTGGTATAACGCTTGCCACCTGTTCCTACATGTTCCTACATGTTCCAGGATGCTAATCATCGCAACTTGACTAATAACCCTATTCTTCGGAAACCAGATCAGGGTAGACCAGCTCGATCGTATATTCCATCAAATCTGCCTCTAGGAAGTCGAGAGGCCGGTTGTTTTTGCTCTTTTCTAGAATTCGTTCAATTTCCTCCGCCAATAAATTACTCAACTTCAAAGCTCTAACTTTTTCTAGAAATACAGGTTCCGGATCAGGAATCGCTTTCATGACTGCCTCTGCTTCAAATTCATGTCTATGCAGTCCAATTTATCTGCCTAACCATAAATCTGACATAATCCAATGTGATGAGATATTCTACTCCAATAGGATATGATAAATTCTCCAATCAGTTAATCCAATTGGAGGATAGATATATATTGAAATATCAAATGGGATTCCAGCCCTTACTAGGGTAAGTTTTTAAAAACCTTTTTCGATCTAAAATGTTGGCTAAAACTACTACAATTTACTAACAAGTTTTATACATCGCTTGCACAGTAATTACTCAGTGATCCAGAAAGAATTTGAGCATTCCTGATAGATGAGTTCGTTCTTTAGTTTTATATCATCTACTTATCGTTTCGATCGTCATGACTCAATCATCCCCTCGTAGTTAATTGACAGCCTTCCAGCGCGATCGCCATATCTAGCCATATCTAACTTAGTTCCTGACCTGGTGATACTTGTCACATGACGCAAGTGATTCATATCAATCCGTTCACCTGCTCAAACTACCATAACGATCTGGTTGAAGTTATCGCCTCGTTGGTTGATCCAGATGGGTGATTTAGCAATCGTGGTTTGGTTCCCATACACAGCGAAGAAGTGGCAACGAAGAATTGAGCCAAAATAGAGCTAAACCTGTCTGGCTAATGCTATTGGCATAAGTAATTCATCCGATCGCCGCGATCAAATCATCCATTGGCAGCAAGCTAAAAGTTTCTCATCAGCTTAAGTTATGCATATAGGAATATAGCAGTTTCTAGGTAATGAATATGTGGAACTAAAACATATATAGACTTAGATAGATTGAGAGTAGACATGAATATGGAAAAAGATATAGGCATACTTCTGGAGAATGAGCATGAGTTTATTGGCATAGCTAATGAGCTAAATCTGGATAATTTTTTGATTGAAGGCATTAAGTTCACTTTTGAAAAGCTAAGGTACGGAGAAACGCTTAGCCATGCTGAATATAGGCTACTTGAAGTTTTCTTAGAACTACTAGAGACAGGGTAAATCAACCTAATCGATTAAATTAAGTTGATTGAATTGACTAGCTAAATATAATTAAGCTCCGATCGCCATGGTTAATGTTTCCGCCATGGCTTACTCTGCGTCAAACGGAAGTTGGTTGAAGCTCATTTTGGGTTGGTCAGTAAACTAACTGCAACCTAGTTGTTAGCTAACTTTTGGGCATTGCCAAGAGGTCAATCCAGCGATCGCTTCATTTGCTGTGTTTTGGTCATCACAAAGCTGCTTAAATCATACTTATTTAGAATCATACTTATTTAGAATCTACTTGCTTAATAGATATG
Proteins encoded in this window:
- a CDS encoding sulfurtransferase, whose amino-acid sequence is MNINLTPTQKPNTYTHPEVLVENQWLLEHLHDSNIRVIEAGMSPEPYYEAHIPGAVFWHFTDLFNPGFRLKLEPDAIAALLSRSGIAPQTTVITYGKYPGIGALLFWFLRLFGHQNVRVLNGGRQKWLAENQPVSQEVPTLTPTDYPTPSIDSNLRVLTQEVLAGIDRPDRVLLDVRSDAEYSGKLFLDQPPTGTERAGHIPGAIHLENLLTLNPDGTFKSFNQLQALFEQKGMSADQEIFTYCAFGGRSAHVWFVLKYLLGYAKVRNYDGSWNEWSRSPNTPVQR
- a CDS encoding DUF6220 domain-containing protein — encoded protein: MFLLTIQPPVNLADAIADTPAPTTDDQPPSPSAVIGFYGIAIGFNLCLGLQLLTVGLAYFYNPSWWQIHVLLVRGYGCLALILVVWAYLVRLPKRLQLLSLSLPILLGLQFLTIHLQTPLPVPLAILHPLLGFTLFFCSATLVHRTAQYRKHTLSLS
- a CDS encoding helix-turn-helix transcriptional regulator, which codes for MEQLTQTSLQGLFQAIAAAQDEAALNQTVMADLGAYFGATRWKLMFLSQLPKINKNSPLAMRLALSIDHNPVLRYLVQRHAAVHDEVILPPGVWRSICPRADHSHVMVGPIVSDSQLLGGVAFTRHRRDPAFDADDLADLNAICLHISARLTKLRTAQNSSSLLAGDRQDLSLIKDQRITPRETEIATLVAQGRTNREIGKSLWITENSVKQALKRMFRKLEVSSRAEMVALLLRNKGMAE